From the genome of Synchiropus splendidus isolate RoL2022-P1 chromosome 17, RoL_Sspl_1.0, whole genome shotgun sequence, one region includes:
- the ltbp3 gene encoding latent-transforming growth factor beta-binding protein 3 isoform X2 — protein sequence MSPLVAPLLLLWLSCLPPRVSCSSSRERFKVMIAPVCKRICVHDQCLYTCEQGSNSTLIAANGQAADVLVGPGFTVVVCPLTCLNGGVCSSRKHCRCPPGFTGRLCQSPVPQQVQAARGNKQPVYPVSLKPDSPKVPERSSLGRAGPQLTQTHMITIPLSQAGHHSSEVQVNLRVLHTPDTSVHIQPQDPLDLKPPLKMPARASLARHKPKGRCFQETTPKQACNSTPLPVLTNQEDCCGSVGNSWGQNKCFQCPKLPNPSVKQGIVEDSGSTCPQGYKRFNSTHCQDINECSLQGVCQNGYCLNTLGSFKCSCNDGLVLERNRCVEPPAEQAQCFRRVSDQNVCEQPVPTLISQKLCCCTVGLAWGSDCQRCPQEGTVAFAQICPAGKGYSIQTRIVSFPPFFLPLKPDQEESKPAQRPVETTTAVQQLPRSPSSRVPVVKPTPPTILRIPPNNDPLETQITISDDDECGLSRNICGHGECENSPNGHICHCHLGYHFNLQTNICEDDNECDSDPCGHGRGHCVNLDGSYKCLCRPGYKHMVQHGRLKCIDVNECSKPDICGAGGHCVNLPGSYKCECHSGYKSKSHRHALCEDINECLHSDACPNQQCENTPGSYECIPCLPGHEARAGVCYDINECQTPGICPNGRCENLPGTYRCLCNEGFLPLADSKGCRDVDECEDVRLCANGRCINTEGSFQCQCYPGYRRTQEGSHCEDINECEKLLSCQRGRCINKMGSYHCECPKGYALVGGRRCQDVDECAADRNLCQPFGSCENRPGSYVCACRHGYALSEDKHSCEVQVQMEEKKECYLNLDDTVFCDSVLATNVTKQECCCSIGVGWGDHCEIYPCPVSHSVEFISLCPSGQGLYTDRRQLYSLAAYKDIDECSLFSDEICKKGRCENTLPGYECYCQQGFYYDSNLLECIDVNECHDESLCTNGHCVNTDGSFFCNCPLPWTPDASRKSCVITTLADVNECDDASNCKNGLCVDIPGSYYCICSPPWTLAIDRNSCVTPEEQADVNECQDPSYCKNGRCENTPGSFHCFCDLPLTFSAALKQCVYDDRTAAHKDVCFLQVVEGLICSEPQNGLVVTYSECCCHYGRGWGPECNTCPSRNSEMFTRLCEMHLETESDGDQESLAAFVNYNPGDSSEEDSDECSCANGRCVRSYLGTMCECNPGFRLDHSRSRCVDLDECKESGLRSGPCKNAHCVNTVGSFMCYCKHGFTATRNPNICIRRRAR from the exons ATGTCCCCCCTGGTCGCcccgctgctcctcctctggctctcctGCCTCCCCCCGCGGGTGTCGTGCTCCTCCAGCAGGGAGCGCTTCAAGGTGATGATCGCTCCCGTCTGTAAACGGATCTGCGTCCACGACCAGTGCCTTTATACCTGTGAGCAAGGCAGCAACTCCACGCTGATTGCAGCCAACGGACAGGCCGCCGACGTGCTGGTGGGACCGGGATTCACGGTCG TGGTGTGCCCCCTGACCTGCTTGAACGGGGGAGTATGCAGCTCCAGGAAACACTGCCGGTGTCCTCCTGGCTTCACGGGGCGACTCTGCCAGTCCCCGGTGCCACAGCAGGTCCAGGCCGCCCGCGGGAACAAGCAGCCTGTCTACCCAGTCTCCCTGAAGCCAGACTCACCAAAAGTGCCGGAGCGGTCGAGTCTGGGCCGGGCTGGGCCTCAGCTGACCCAAACCCACATGATCACCATCCCGCTGAGCCAGGCGGGGCATCACTCCTCTGAAG TGCAGGTCAACCTCCGGGTCCTCCACACGCCAGACACGTCTGTGCACATCCAGCCTCAGGACCCATTGGACCTCAAACCTCCTCTGAAGATGCCCGCACGGGCATCTCTGGCCAGGCATAAGCCCAAAGGCCGATGCTTCCAGGAGACCACGCCCAAGCAGGCG TGCAACAGCACGCCACTGCCCGTCCTGACCAACCAGGAGGACTGCTGCGGCAGCGTGGGGAACTCCTGGGGACAGAACAAGTGCTTCCAGTGCCCCAAACTGCCGA ATCCATCAGTCAAGCAGGGCATCGTGGAAGACTCCGGCTCCACCTGTCCACAAGGCTACAAGAGGTTCAACAGCACGCACTGTCAAG ACATCAACGAGTGCTCGCTGCAGGGAGTCTGTCAGAACGGCTACTGTCTCAACACGCTGGGCAGCTTCAAGTGTTCCTGCAATGACGGCCTTGTTTTAGAGCGGAACCGATGTGTCG AGCCTCCGGCCGAGCAGGCCCAGTGCTTCCGCAGGGTCTCGGACCAGAACGTGTGCGAACAACCGGTGCCGACCCTGATCAGCCAGAAGCTGTGCTGCTGCACTGTGGGCCTGGCCTGGGGCAGCGACTGCCAGCGATGCCCCCAGGAGGGCACAG TGGCCTTCGCCCAGATCTGCCCGGCAGGAAAGGGTTACAGCATCCAAACACGGATTGTTTCCTTCCCTCCATTCTTCCTCCCCCTGAAACCCGACCAAGAGG AGTCCAAGCCTGCG CAGAGGCCAGTAGAGACCACCACCGCCGTCCAGCAGCTGCCCAGGAGCCCAAGTTCTCGAGTCCCTG ttGTGAAGCCGACTCCGCCCACCATCCTCAGGATCCCACCCAACAACGACCCTTTGGAAACTCAGATCACCATCTCCG ACGACGACGAGTGCGGCCTGAGCAGGAACATCTGTGGACACGGAGAATGTGAGAACAGTCCCAACGGTCACATCTGTCACTGTCACCTGGGATACCACTTCAACCTGCAGACCAACATCTGTGAAG ATGATAATGAGTGTGACTCCGACCCGTGTGGACACGGCCGCGGTCACTGCGTCAACCTCGACGGAAGCTACAAGTGTCTCTGTCGTCCAGGATACAAGCACATGGTCCAGCACGGACGGCTCAAGTGCATCG ACGTGAACGAGTGCTCCAAACCAGACATCTGCGGTGCCGGCGGTCATTGTGTCAACCTGCCCGGCTCCTACAAGTGCGAGTGCCACAGTGGCTACAAGAGCAAGTCCCACCGACACGCTCTCTGCGAAG ACATCAACGAGTGTCTGCATTCAGACGCGTGTCCAAACCAGCAGTGCGAGAACACGCCGGGCTCCTATGAGTGTATTCCATGTCTGCCGGGTCACGAGGCCCGAGCTGGAGTCTGCTACG ACATCAACGAGTGTCAGACACCGGGCATCTGCCCGAACGGTCGCTGTGAGAATCTTCCTGGGACGTACCGCTGCCTCTGCAACGAGGGCTTCCTCCCGCTGGCCGACAGCAAGGGATGCAGGG ACGTGGACGAGTGCGAGGACGTCCGCTTGTGTGCTAACGGCCGCTGCATCAACACGGAGGGGTCGTTCCAGTGCCAGTGTTATCCAGGTTACCGTCGCACGCAGGAAGGGAGCCACTGCGAAG ATATCAACGAGTGTGAGAAACTGTTGAGCTGCCAGAGGGGGCGCTGCATCAACAAAATGGGCTCGTACCACTGCGAGTGTCCAAAGGGCTACGCACTGGTGGGAGGGAGGAGATGTCAAG ACGTGGATGAGTGCGCTGCCGACCGGAATCTCTGTCAGCCGTTCGGATCCTGCGAGAACAGGCCGGGATCGTACGTCTGCGCCTGTCGCCATGGTTACGCTCTCTCCGAGGACAAACACAGCTGCGAGG TGCAGGtgcagatggaggagaagaaggagtgCTACCTGAACCTGGACGACACCGTCTTCTGCGACAGTGTTCTGGCCACCAACGTCACCAAGCAGGAATGTTGCTGTTCCATCGGGGTGGGCTGGGGGGACCACTGCGAGATCTACCCCTGCCCCGTCTCACACTCGG TTGAGTTTATTTCCCTGTGCCCGAGTGGTCAGGGTCTGTACACCGACAGGAGGCAACTCTACAGCCTAGCCGCCTACAAAG ACATCGACGAGTGCTCCCTGTTCTCGGATGAGATCTGTAAGAAGGGTCGCTGCGAGAACACGCTGCCGGGCTACGAGTGCTACTGCCAGCAAGGCTTCTACTACGACAGCAATCTGCTGGAGTGCATCG ACGTCAACGAGTGTCACGACGAGTCGCTCTGCACCAACGGCCACTGCGTCAACACAGACGGGTCTTTCTTCTGCAACTGCCCGCTGCCCTGGACTCCTGATGCCAGCAGGAAGTCCTGTGTCATCACCACGTTGGCTG ACGTGAACGAGTGTGATGACGCTTCCAACTGTAAGAACGGCCTCTGCGTGGACATCCCCGGCTCCTACTACTGCATCTGCTCGCCCCCCTGGACGCTGGCCATCGACCGCAATAGCTGTGTCACCCCTGAGGAGCAGGCCG ATGTGAATGAGTGCCAGGACCCGTCCTACTGTAAGAACGGGAGGTGTGAGAACACGCCCGGCTCCTTTCACTGCTTTTGCGACCTGCCACTCACCTTCAGCGCAGCGCTCAAACAGTGCGTCTATGATG ATCGCACTGCGGCACACAAAGACGTGTGTTTCCTCCAGGTGGTGGAAGGGCTGATCTGCAGCGAGCCACAGAACGGCCTGGTGGTCACGTACTCCGAGTGCTGCTGCCACTACGGCCGAGGTTGGGGGCCAGAGTGCAACACCTGCCCGTCCAGGAACTCAG AGATGTTCACTCGTCTGTGTGAGATGCACCTGGAGACCGAGTCGGACGGAGACCAGGAGTCACTGGCTGCGTTTGTCAACTACAATCCAG gtgaCAGTTCTGAGGAGGACTCGGACGAGTGCAGCTGCGCCAACGGCCGCTGTGTGCGTTCGTACCTGGGCACCATGTGTGAGTGCAACCCGGGATTCAGACTGGACCACTCCAGGAGCCGCTGCGTAG ATTTGGACGAGTGCAAAGAGTCGGGTCTTCGGAGTGGCCCGTGTAAGAACGCGCATTGTGTCAACACAGTCGGCTCCTTCATGTGTTACTGCAAACACGGCTTCACGGCTACACGCAATCCCAACATCTGCATACGGCGCAGAGCGCGATAA
- the ltbp3 gene encoding latent-transforming growth factor beta-binding protein 3 isoform X1, which yields MSPLVAPLLLLWLSCLPPRVSCSSSRERFKVMIAPVCKRICVHDQCLYTCEQGSNSTLIAANGQAADVLVGPGFTVVVCPLTCLNGGVCSSRKHCRCPPGFTGRLCQSPVPQQVQAARGNKQPVYPVSLKPDSPKVPERSSLGRAGPQLTQTHMITIPLSQAGHHSSEVQVNLRVLHTPDTSVHIQPQDPLDLKPPLKMPARASLARHKPKGRCFQETTPKQACNSTPLPVLTNQEDCCGSVGNSWGQNKCFQCPKLPNPSVKQGIVEDSGSTCPQGYKRFNSTHCQDINECSLQGVCQNGYCLNTLGSFKCSCNDGLVLERNRCVEPPAEQAQCFRRVSDQNVCEQPVPTLISQKLCCCTVGLAWGSDCQRCPQEGTVAFAQICPAGKGYSIQTRIVSFPPFFLPLKPDQEESKPAQRPVETTTAVQQLPRSPSSRVPVVKPTPPTILRIPPNNDPLETQITISDDDECGLSRNICGHGECENSPNGHICHCHLGYHFNLQTNICEDDNECDSDPCGHGRGHCVNLDGSYKCLCRPGYKHMVQHGRLKCIDVNECSKPDICGAGGHCVNLPGSYKCECHSGYKSKSHRHALCEDINECLHSDACPNQQCENTPGSYECIPCLPGHEARAGVCYDINECQTPGICPNGRCENLPGTYRCLCNEGFLPLADSKGCRDVDECEDVRLCANGRCINTEGSFQCQCYPGYRRTQEGSHCEDINECEKLLSCQRGRCINKMGSYHCECPKGYALVGGRRCQDVDECAADRNLCQPFGSCENRPGSYVCACRHGYALSEDKHSCEAVQVQMEEKKECYLNLDDTVFCDSVLATNVTKQECCCSIGVGWGDHCEIYPCPVSHSVEFISLCPSGQGLYTDRRQLYSLAAYKDIDECSLFSDEICKKGRCENTLPGYECYCQQGFYYDSNLLECIDVNECHDESLCTNGHCVNTDGSFFCNCPLPWTPDASRKSCVITTLADVNECDDASNCKNGLCVDIPGSYYCICSPPWTLAIDRNSCVTPEEQADVNECQDPSYCKNGRCENTPGSFHCFCDLPLTFSAALKQCVYDDRTAAHKDVCFLQVVEGLICSEPQNGLVVTYSECCCHYGRGWGPECNTCPSRNSEMFTRLCEMHLETESDGDQESLAAFVNYNPGDSSEEDSDECSCANGRCVRSYLGTMCECNPGFRLDHSRSRCVDLDECKESGLRSGPCKNAHCVNTVGSFMCYCKHGFTATRNPNICIRRRAR from the exons ATGTCCCCCCTGGTCGCcccgctgctcctcctctggctctcctGCCTCCCCCCGCGGGTGTCGTGCTCCTCCAGCAGGGAGCGCTTCAAGGTGATGATCGCTCCCGTCTGTAAACGGATCTGCGTCCACGACCAGTGCCTTTATACCTGTGAGCAAGGCAGCAACTCCACGCTGATTGCAGCCAACGGACAGGCCGCCGACGTGCTGGTGGGACCGGGATTCACGGTCG TGGTGTGCCCCCTGACCTGCTTGAACGGGGGAGTATGCAGCTCCAGGAAACACTGCCGGTGTCCTCCTGGCTTCACGGGGCGACTCTGCCAGTCCCCGGTGCCACAGCAGGTCCAGGCCGCCCGCGGGAACAAGCAGCCTGTCTACCCAGTCTCCCTGAAGCCAGACTCACCAAAAGTGCCGGAGCGGTCGAGTCTGGGCCGGGCTGGGCCTCAGCTGACCCAAACCCACATGATCACCATCCCGCTGAGCCAGGCGGGGCATCACTCCTCTGAAG TGCAGGTCAACCTCCGGGTCCTCCACACGCCAGACACGTCTGTGCACATCCAGCCTCAGGACCCATTGGACCTCAAACCTCCTCTGAAGATGCCCGCACGGGCATCTCTGGCCAGGCATAAGCCCAAAGGCCGATGCTTCCAGGAGACCACGCCCAAGCAGGCG TGCAACAGCACGCCACTGCCCGTCCTGACCAACCAGGAGGACTGCTGCGGCAGCGTGGGGAACTCCTGGGGACAGAACAAGTGCTTCCAGTGCCCCAAACTGCCGA ATCCATCAGTCAAGCAGGGCATCGTGGAAGACTCCGGCTCCACCTGTCCACAAGGCTACAAGAGGTTCAACAGCACGCACTGTCAAG ACATCAACGAGTGCTCGCTGCAGGGAGTCTGTCAGAACGGCTACTGTCTCAACACGCTGGGCAGCTTCAAGTGTTCCTGCAATGACGGCCTTGTTTTAGAGCGGAACCGATGTGTCG AGCCTCCGGCCGAGCAGGCCCAGTGCTTCCGCAGGGTCTCGGACCAGAACGTGTGCGAACAACCGGTGCCGACCCTGATCAGCCAGAAGCTGTGCTGCTGCACTGTGGGCCTGGCCTGGGGCAGCGACTGCCAGCGATGCCCCCAGGAGGGCACAG TGGCCTTCGCCCAGATCTGCCCGGCAGGAAAGGGTTACAGCATCCAAACACGGATTGTTTCCTTCCCTCCATTCTTCCTCCCCCTGAAACCCGACCAAGAGG AGTCCAAGCCTGCG CAGAGGCCAGTAGAGACCACCACCGCCGTCCAGCAGCTGCCCAGGAGCCCAAGTTCTCGAGTCCCTG ttGTGAAGCCGACTCCGCCCACCATCCTCAGGATCCCACCCAACAACGACCCTTTGGAAACTCAGATCACCATCTCCG ACGACGACGAGTGCGGCCTGAGCAGGAACATCTGTGGACACGGAGAATGTGAGAACAGTCCCAACGGTCACATCTGTCACTGTCACCTGGGATACCACTTCAACCTGCAGACCAACATCTGTGAAG ATGATAATGAGTGTGACTCCGACCCGTGTGGACACGGCCGCGGTCACTGCGTCAACCTCGACGGAAGCTACAAGTGTCTCTGTCGTCCAGGATACAAGCACATGGTCCAGCACGGACGGCTCAAGTGCATCG ACGTGAACGAGTGCTCCAAACCAGACATCTGCGGTGCCGGCGGTCATTGTGTCAACCTGCCCGGCTCCTACAAGTGCGAGTGCCACAGTGGCTACAAGAGCAAGTCCCACCGACACGCTCTCTGCGAAG ACATCAACGAGTGTCTGCATTCAGACGCGTGTCCAAACCAGCAGTGCGAGAACACGCCGGGCTCCTATGAGTGTATTCCATGTCTGCCGGGTCACGAGGCCCGAGCTGGAGTCTGCTACG ACATCAACGAGTGTCAGACACCGGGCATCTGCCCGAACGGTCGCTGTGAGAATCTTCCTGGGACGTACCGCTGCCTCTGCAACGAGGGCTTCCTCCCGCTGGCCGACAGCAAGGGATGCAGGG ACGTGGACGAGTGCGAGGACGTCCGCTTGTGTGCTAACGGCCGCTGCATCAACACGGAGGGGTCGTTCCAGTGCCAGTGTTATCCAGGTTACCGTCGCACGCAGGAAGGGAGCCACTGCGAAG ATATCAACGAGTGTGAGAAACTGTTGAGCTGCCAGAGGGGGCGCTGCATCAACAAAATGGGCTCGTACCACTGCGAGTGTCCAAAGGGCTACGCACTGGTGGGAGGGAGGAGATGTCAAG ACGTGGATGAGTGCGCTGCCGACCGGAATCTCTGTCAGCCGTTCGGATCCTGCGAGAACAGGCCGGGATCGTACGTCTGCGCCTGTCGCCATGGTTACGCTCTCTCCGAGGACAAACACAGCTGCGAGG CAGTGCAGGtgcagatggaggagaagaaggagtgCTACCTGAACCTGGACGACACCGTCTTCTGCGACAGTGTTCTGGCCACCAACGTCACCAAGCAGGAATGTTGCTGTTCCATCGGGGTGGGCTGGGGGGACCACTGCGAGATCTACCCCTGCCCCGTCTCACACTCGG TTGAGTTTATTTCCCTGTGCCCGAGTGGTCAGGGTCTGTACACCGACAGGAGGCAACTCTACAGCCTAGCCGCCTACAAAG ACATCGACGAGTGCTCCCTGTTCTCGGATGAGATCTGTAAGAAGGGTCGCTGCGAGAACACGCTGCCGGGCTACGAGTGCTACTGCCAGCAAGGCTTCTACTACGACAGCAATCTGCTGGAGTGCATCG ACGTCAACGAGTGTCACGACGAGTCGCTCTGCACCAACGGCCACTGCGTCAACACAGACGGGTCTTTCTTCTGCAACTGCCCGCTGCCCTGGACTCCTGATGCCAGCAGGAAGTCCTGTGTCATCACCACGTTGGCTG ACGTGAACGAGTGTGATGACGCTTCCAACTGTAAGAACGGCCTCTGCGTGGACATCCCCGGCTCCTACTACTGCATCTGCTCGCCCCCCTGGACGCTGGCCATCGACCGCAATAGCTGTGTCACCCCTGAGGAGCAGGCCG ATGTGAATGAGTGCCAGGACCCGTCCTACTGTAAGAACGGGAGGTGTGAGAACACGCCCGGCTCCTTTCACTGCTTTTGCGACCTGCCACTCACCTTCAGCGCAGCGCTCAAACAGTGCGTCTATGATG ATCGCACTGCGGCACACAAAGACGTGTGTTTCCTCCAGGTGGTGGAAGGGCTGATCTGCAGCGAGCCACAGAACGGCCTGGTGGTCACGTACTCCGAGTGCTGCTGCCACTACGGCCGAGGTTGGGGGCCAGAGTGCAACACCTGCCCGTCCAGGAACTCAG AGATGTTCACTCGTCTGTGTGAGATGCACCTGGAGACCGAGTCGGACGGAGACCAGGAGTCACTGGCTGCGTTTGTCAACTACAATCCAG gtgaCAGTTCTGAGGAGGACTCGGACGAGTGCAGCTGCGCCAACGGCCGCTGTGTGCGTTCGTACCTGGGCACCATGTGTGAGTGCAACCCGGGATTCAGACTGGACCACTCCAGGAGCCGCTGCGTAG ATTTGGACGAGTGCAAAGAGTCGGGTCTTCGGAGTGGCCCGTGTAAGAACGCGCATTGTGTCAACACAGTCGGCTCCTTCATGTGTTACTGCAAACACGGCTTCACGGCTACACGCAATCCCAACATCTGCATACGGCGCAGAGCGCGATAA